Proteins found in one uncultured Desulfuromonas sp. genomic segment:
- a CDS encoding PilZ domain-containing protein — MVDKRRKGRVKKRLRILYGTESPSKVGFTSDISGSGLCIKSFIVYKPGALVLMELELPNGDVARLEGRVHWARKVPPDLLRKVKHAGMGIKIVSFLSGRDAYLEMCQS; from the coding sequence ATGGTTGATAAGCGCCGTAAGGGGCGAGTAAAAAAACGCTTACGTATCCTCTATGGAACCGAAAGTCCATCCAAGGTTGGTTTTACGTCCGATATTTCCGGTTCCGGTCTGTGTATCAAGTCTTTTATTGTTTATAAGCCTGGGGCTTTGGTGCTTATGGAGTTGGAATTGCCCAACGGTGACGTTGCGCGTCTTGAGGGTCGTGTCCACTGGGCTCGTAAAGTGCCGCCGGATCTGCTGCGCAAAGTGAAACACGCCGGTATGGGGATCAAGATCGTCAGCTTTCTCAGTGGTCGTGACGCCTATCTTGAGATGTGTCAGAGCTAA
- a CDS encoding TlyA family RNA methyltransferase → MSATKERLDKRVVELGLCRSRERARALIMSGNVLVNDTVIDKAGTRVAEDAAIRVRGGDLPYVSRGGLKLAGGLEQFGLEVNGRVAVDVGASTGGFTDCLLQNGAAKVYAVDVGYGQLAWKLREDDRVVNLERTNIRELKREQLDDVPDLAVIDASFISLEKVLPPTLAVLAADADIVALIKPQFEVGKGNVGKGGVVRDEQQHAQVIAKIRQLAETLNCDVSALCESPILGPKGNREFLIHLKHRVVTN, encoded by the coding sequence ATGTCTGCAACGAAAGAACGCCTGGATAAACGCGTGGTTGAGCTGGGCTTGTGTCGTTCTCGTGAGCGCGCACGAGCCCTTATTATGTCCGGCAATGTCCTGGTCAATGATACCGTTATCGACAAAGCCGGTACCCGTGTTGCCGAGGATGCCGCGATCCGGGTGCGGGGGGGCGATCTCCCCTATGTGTCGCGGGGTGGCCTCAAGCTGGCGGGTGGACTTGAGCAGTTTGGTCTTGAGGTGAACGGACGAGTTGCCGTGGATGTCGGCGCTTCCACTGGTGGTTTTACCGACTGTCTGTTGCAGAACGGTGCCGCCAAAGTCTATGCTGTGGATGTTGGTTATGGCCAATTGGCCTGGAAGCTGCGCGAAGATGACCGGGTGGTTAATCTGGAGCGCACCAATATTCGTGAGCTGAAGCGCGAGCAACTCGACGATGTGCCGGATCTGGCCGTGATTGATGCCTCATTTATTTCCCTGGAGAAAGTCTTGCCTCCCACGCTGGCGGTGCTTGCGGCGGATGCGGATATCGTTGCCCTGATTAAACCCCAGTTTGAAGTGGGCAAAGGCAATGTTGGCAAAGGCGGCGTGGTTCGTGATGAACAACAACATGCTCAGGTGATTGCCAAAATCAGACAACTGGCTGAGACCTTGAACTGTGACGTGAGTGCGCTGTGTGAGAGTCCCATCCTGGGTCCCAAGGGCAACCGGGAATTTCTGATTCATCTTAAACACCGTGTCGTAACGAACTGA
- a CDS encoding metallophosphoesterase — MIKILHSSDLSLGGKLPFSPAVGERMAAAQLATLDRLLAHATAHEVDLLIFTGNLFAHHAPEVSLREAVAHRLTALAPTIRIVILPGCYDHPLGGDSVYRDERFHPWVVEERSVDSQPLVFNLTAGDLFLYTLPWQCDPGNAQSYMARRCGDGVHLGAFHSLKLDQRNPFQDPLVHWKKAILAWDLDYVVVGNRSHGTVEHGGTLRADCPGTPQGLSFNECGERCCSVVTLGADGAALESPATESIRFEQRELAVMTHEPAEHFHQMLDEWAQRDVALRVRLVGAIEELFDPVKVVARHQERFALLACDDETRFLASETLTRLAEEETVRGILCRRFIELAVEASESQRSVYEQALRELLHRFHAVAEDEV, encoded by the coding sequence ATGATAAAGATTCTTCATAGCAGCGATTTAAGTTTGGGGGGCAAGCTGCCTTTTTCCCCTGCCGTGGGTGAACGCATGGCTGCTGCCCAGTTGGCAACCTTGGATCGTCTCCTTGCCCACGCAACAGCGCATGAGGTAGATCTGCTTATTTTTACCGGCAATCTGTTTGCGCATCATGCACCGGAAGTTTCTTTGCGCGAGGCGGTTGCCCATCGCTTGACGGCGCTTGCTCCAACGATTCGTATTGTCATCCTTCCTGGCTGTTACGATCACCCTCTGGGGGGCGATTCCGTGTATCGCGACGAACGTTTTCACCCCTGGGTGGTTGAAGAGCGCAGCGTGGATTCTCAGCCGCTGGTGTTCAACCTCACGGCAGGGGATCTGTTTTTGTACACCCTGCCGTGGCAATGTGATCCCGGCAATGCCCAGAGCTATATGGCGCGTCGTTGCGGAGACGGAGTGCATCTCGGCGCCTTTCACAGCCTTAAACTCGATCAGCGCAATCCGTTTCAGGATCCGTTGGTGCATTGGAAAAAAGCGATTCTGGCATGGGACCTGGATTATGTCGTGGTGGGCAATCGCAGCCATGGAACGGTTGAACATGGCGGAACGCTGCGTGCTGATTGTCCGGGAACCCCACAAGGACTCAGCTTTAACGAATGTGGTGAACGGTGCTGCTCTGTGGTGACTCTGGGGGCCGATGGTGCTGCGCTTGAATCGCCGGCAACCGAATCGATCCGTTTTGAACAGCGCGAGCTTGCCGTGATGACGCATGAACCGGCGGAGCATTTCCATCAAATGCTCGATGAATGGGCGCAGCGCGATGTTGCCTTGCGAGTTCGCCTGGTTGGAGCCATTGAAGAGCTGTTTGATCCTGTCAAAGTGGTGGCACGCCACCAGGAGCGTTTTGCTTTGTTGGCGTGTGACGATGAGACCCGGTTTCTTGCCAGTGAAACATTGACCCGATTGGCCGAAGAGGAAACAGTGCGCGGCATTCTGTGTCGTCGTTTTATTGAGCTGGCGGTGGAGGCTTCAGAGAGCCAGCGCTCGGTCTATGAACAGGCGTTACGAGAATTGTTGCACCGCTTTCATGCTGTTGCGGAGGATGAGGTATGA
- a CDS encoding AAA family ATPase: MILRSLELKSFGRFNDKTFEFRRGMNLVVGANEAGKSTMMASIPAVLFGLRDKQRYQPWGSQQGCQAVLQFESRQRNIRLERDVVTDQVDLFQYDGMYHLIDHFSAQIALSHYPEHYQHYAQLLRELLGISDEPLFRATQFAGQGDFPTTSDEFERFLRTILSGFTQGDSEMVLRSLKDDYDAVTSDNPWSGATVSPRELEVVHDALQEMAQRQQQSDELLAELEQVRQQIVALKGALAEDRQQLDEGLNYIAWIQQQWQIEAEVPEPEDNERGEVVDAGDGEDAMSSERQQLEQTLREAGIPVPVPEDLTRLLADADEVRHEMVALQSEMIPFRDRLQKVRHPDWKRPLLFMLLLIVAGQSTYFFAPQWALGAAIVAGLGAITGWGWFGCRFAKVKKACQGLQEKIAALEQRREQEQQRLTALDDEFEAMGIASSAVELVRIQKAFEQHRETLQRLAVLMEHEGEQGGAVATSEQTSVSDDAPSSEHLKPEDLPEAKNKLDALEQSIRNREADLLALVRHEAVLLGRLAEGEQDIRHREQLEQRLGVLEQRKQVLHCAIDVLQQSLEEFHTSSLQCFEKRIAKYLRKATQNKYSAIAIEQDFSARLKSRNGQWVALEQLSRGTMDAVCLAIRLGLSHFLTPGKTLPFFFDDALINLDGERLQESVTVLERLSADHQIILFSHDERLHKIAARRRWHVIALSERRSRNVTRNKEGAEDAGQLSFL, encoded by the coding sequence ATGATTCTGCGCAGCCTGGAATTAAAAAGCTTTGGCCGTTTCAATGATAAAACCTTTGAGTTTCGTCGAGGAATGAACCTGGTGGTCGGTGCCAATGAAGCCGGTAAATCGACCATGATGGCATCCATTCCGGCCGTTTTGTTCGGCCTGCGTGACAAACAACGCTATCAACCGTGGGGCAGCCAACAGGGCTGTCAGGCGGTGCTACAGTTTGAAAGCCGACAGCGCAATATCCGCCTTGAGCGGGATGTGGTGACGGATCAGGTCGATCTGTTTCAGTACGACGGCATGTATCATCTAATAGATCATTTCAGTGCTCAGATTGCCTTGAGCCATTACCCGGAACATTACCAACACTATGCGCAACTGTTGCGTGAGCTTCTTGGTATCAGCGATGAACCGCTGTTTCGTGCCACCCAATTTGCCGGTCAAGGGGATTTTCCGACAACCTCCGACGAATTTGAACGTTTTTTGCGCACTATTTTGTCTGGATTTACCCAAGGGGACAGCGAAATGGTGTTGCGTTCGCTCAAAGATGACTACGATGCCGTGACCAGTGACAACCCCTGGAGTGGTGCGACGGTTTCTCCGCGAGAGCTGGAAGTGGTTCATGACGCGTTGCAGGAAATGGCGCAACGCCAGCAACAGAGTGATGAGTTGTTGGCCGAACTGGAACAGGTTCGACAACAGATCGTCGCACTTAAAGGCGCGTTAGCCGAGGATCGGCAGCAACTTGACGAAGGCCTTAACTATATCGCCTGGATTCAGCAGCAATGGCAAATTGAAGCAGAAGTGCCCGAGCCGGAGGACAATGAACGCGGTGAAGTTGTTGATGCAGGAGATGGCGAAGATGCCATGTCGAGTGAGCGGCAACAGTTGGAGCAGACCTTGCGTGAGGCCGGGATTCCCGTGCCGGTACCGGAGGACCTGACTCGTTTGCTGGCGGACGCGGATGAGGTGCGCCATGAGATGGTTGCTTTGCAATCCGAGATGATTCCGTTTCGTGATCGTCTACAGAAGGTGCGTCATCCCGACTGGAAACGGCCGTTGCTGTTTATGCTGTTGCTGATTGTCGCAGGCCAGTCGACGTACTTTTTTGCACCGCAGTGGGCTCTCGGTGCCGCTATTGTTGCCGGTCTCGGGGCCATCACCGGATGGGGCTGGTTTGGTTGTCGGTTTGCCAAAGTTAAAAAAGCGTGCCAGGGCCTGCAGGAGAAGATTGCTGCGCTTGAACAGCGGCGCGAACAGGAGCAGCAACGACTGACGGCACTGGACGATGAATTTGAAGCCATGGGCATTGCCTCTTCAGCCGTTGAACTGGTGCGGATTCAGAAAGCGTTTGAACAGCACCGTGAGACGTTGCAACGCCTTGCCGTACTCATGGAACATGAAGGCGAGCAGGGAGGGGCGGTGGCAACGTCTGAACAGACGAGTGTTTCTGATGACGCACCCTCTTCCGAGCACCTGAAGCCTGAAGATCTGCCTGAGGCCAAGAACAAACTGGATGCCCTGGAGCAGTCGATTCGTAATCGTGAAGCCGACCTGCTTGCTCTGGTGCGTCATGAAGCCGTGTTGTTGGGACGGCTGGCGGAGGGCGAGCAGGATATCCGCCACCGTGAGCAGCTTGAGCAGCGCTTGGGTGTTCTTGAGCAGCGCAAGCAGGTTCTTCACTGTGCCATTGATGTGTTGCAGCAGTCACTGGAGGAGTTTCACACCAGCAGCCTGCAATGTTTTGAAAAACGCATTGCCAAGTATCTGCGGAAAGCCACGCAGAACAAGTACTCGGCGATTGCCATCGAACAGGATTTTTCGGCGCGCCTGAAAAGTCGCAATGGTCAATGGGTGGCCCTGGAGCAACTCAGCCGCGGCACCATGGACGCTGTGTGTCTGGCGATTCGCCTCGGGCTGTCTCATTTTTTGACGCCGGGGAAAACGCTACCATTCTTTTTCGATGATGCCCTGATCAACCTTGATGGGGAGCGTTTACAGGAAAGTGTCACAGTCTTGGAGCGTTTAAGTGCTGATCATCAGATTATCCTGTTTTCACACGATGAAAGATTGCATAAGATAGCAGCCAGGAGGCGATGGCATGTGATTGCGTTGAGCGAACGCCGTAGCCGTAACGTCACCAGAAATAAAGAGGGAGCTGAAGATGCCGGACAACTGTCTTTTCTGTAA
- a CDS encoding histidine triad nucleotide-binding protein has translation MPDNCLFCKIVAGEIPSEIVYEDDLVVAFKDIDPQAPIHMLIIPRKHITGMNDIEDEDQQVLARIHFVAVKLARQLAIAEPGYRLVNNCNEHGGQAVGHLHYHLLGGRQMNWPPG, from the coding sequence ATGCCGGACAACTGTCTTTTCTGTAAAATCGTCGCCGGAGAGATTCCGTCTGAAATTGTCTATGAAGATGATCTGGTCGTGGCCTTTAAAGATATCGATCCTCAGGCGCCGATCCATATGCTGATCATTCCACGCAAGCATATTACGGGCATGAATGACATTGAGGACGAGGACCAGCAGGTTCTTGCCCGCATCCATTTTGTAGCCGTGAAACTGGCGCGCCAGCTGGCTATTGCCGAACCCGGGTACCGTCTGGTCAATAACTGTAACGAACATGGTGGTCAGGCCGTTGGCCATTTGCATTACCATCTGCTCGGTGGACGTCAGATGAACTGGCCTCCGGGGTAG
- a CDS encoding HD domain-containing protein, whose protein sequence is MKKKQYQREIHKLMNDIAELLVTHHGGSLSESDLDHGIKQLNSAFKLAQDAHAEQKRKSGEPYLFHPLRVALLAARHWMEFSSIIAALLHDVVEDTPVTLEEVEADFGDEVALLVKGLTKVEDAALSREILKAETYRNQILVAIKDIRVLCLKLWDRLDNLRTIGALKPEKQVLIAEETRTVYIPLARHLGMGQVADELEALSLAILYPRRASRYRRVVTELGERSESARRQIRNDITTEFNRHHLNVALKDNWRSFSLEGAMRVGRGISALYSLDVLVDSTMDAYVALGLLHRLYQPITGKLRDHLNAPSQHGYQAIKTTVQAGEYRLRIQITTRKFERFNESGVLAPGFEFRRENFAGLMRSLLDGESIFDIDHLRLASATIQVYTPNGESRMLPEGSSALDFAFEIHEKLGIHAFRARINGQTRVLKTRLMDGDQVQIETVEVPGVLPKWLDWAVTPRARNSIRRYLRTIVRDNKHND, encoded by the coding sequence ATGAAGAAAAAGCAGTATCAACGCGAAATTCACAAATTGATGAATGACATTGCCGAGCTGTTGGTGACCCATCATGGTGGCAGTCTCAGTGAAAGCGATCTCGATCATGGCATCAAACAGCTGAATAGCGCCTTCAAGCTGGCTCAGGACGCTCATGCCGAACAGAAACGCAAGTCGGGCGAGCCCTACCTGTTCCATCCGCTGCGTGTGGCCCTGCTGGCGGCGCGCCACTGGATGGAATTTTCTTCGATTATTGCCGCGTTGCTGCATGACGTAGTAGAGGACACTCCGGTAACCCTTGAGGAGGTCGAGGCTGACTTTGGAGATGAGGTGGCTCTGCTGGTCAAGGGGTTGACGAAAGTCGAGGATGCCGCCCTGAGTCGCGAAATTCTCAAAGCCGAGACCTATCGCAATCAAATTCTGGTAGCGATTAAAGATATTCGTGTGCTGTGCCTGAAGTTGTGGGACCGTCTCGATAATTTACGCACCATCGGTGCACTCAAACCGGAGAAACAAGTCCTGATCGCCGAAGAGACCCGCACCGTGTACATCCCGCTGGCCCGCCATCTCGGTATGGGCCAGGTTGCAGATGAGCTGGAAGCGTTGTCTCTGGCTATTCTCTATCCACGCCGGGCCTCGCGCTACCGGCGGGTGGTGACTGAGCTTGGTGAGCGCAGTGAGTCAGCGCGTCGCCAGATTCGCAATGATATTACCACGGAGTTCAATCGCCATCATCTCAACGTGGCGCTCAAGGATAACTGGCGGTCCTTCTCCCTCGAAGGGGCCATGCGCGTTGGACGCGGCATTTCAGCCCTGTACAGTCTTGATGTGCTGGTGGATTCAACCATGGATGCCTATGTGGCGCTTGGCTTATTGCACCGCCTCTATCAGCCGATTACGGGCAAGTTGCGTGATCACCTCAATGCACCGTCGCAGCATGGCTATCAGGCGATAAAAACCACAGTGCAGGCGGGGGAGTACCGGTTGCGGATTCAGATCACCACGCGCAAGTTCGAGCGCTTCAATGAGTCCGGTGTTCTGGCGCCGGGCTTTGAATTCCGTCGTGAGAATTTTGCCGGATTGATGCGTAGCCTGCTGGATGGGGAATCTATTTTTGACATTGACCATCTGCGGCTGGCCTCGGCAACCATACAAGTTTATACACCCAATGGTGAATCGCGCATGTTACCGGAGGGCAGCAGTGCCCTTGATTTTGCCTTTGAAATTCATGAAAAACTCGGGATCCATGCGTTTCGCGCCCGCATCAATGGTCAGACTCGCGTCCTGAAAACCCGGTTGATGGACGGTGATCAGGTGCAGATTGAAACCGTGGAAGTCCCCGGTGTTTTACCCAAATGGCTCGACTGGGCCGTCACTCCGAGAGCACGTAACAGCATTCGCCGTTACCTGCGCACGATCGTTCGAGATAATAAACATAATGATTAA
- a CDS encoding polysaccharide deacetylase family protein, with amino-acid sequence MIKKNLLLFLLVALLLPSTVWCADQATAFVYHRFGDNRYPSTNIAVDVFEAQLAYLKQHDYQVMTLGQIVAARKAGTPLPQRCVALTVDDGYESFLTGAMPLLRRYHYPATLFVNSASVGGNSYLDWPQLKALHEEGIEIGNHSATHPYFVTQQQKMPLEAWRTWARQDIETAQQLFEKHLEMKPALFAYPYGEYSPQMMTLLEEMGFQAAVAQQSGVISALASPFALPRFPMGGPFATLKGFTGKLAMGAMPVTVIAPSSPVIGKDDPPTLRFQLDTEQIVLSSLRCYVQGQDPVVPRLVDKEQGLFEVVAEKPLAGRRNKYTLTAQSRKGGWSWFSQLWIHP; translated from the coding sequence ATGATTAAAAAAAATCTCTTGTTGTTCTTGTTGGTGGCCTTGTTGCTGCCTTCAACCGTCTGGTGTGCCGATCAAGCCACTGCCTTTGTCTATCATCGTTTCGGCGATAACCGCTATCCCTCGACCAACATTGCAGTTGATGTTTTTGAAGCCCAGTTGGCCTATCTCAAACAGCACGACTATCAGGTGATGACGTTAGGCCAGATTGTCGCGGCTCGTAAAGCCGGGACCCCGTTGCCGCAGCGTTGCGTGGCGCTAACCGTGGATGATGGCTATGAATCGTTTTTGACCGGCGCCATGCCGCTGTTGCGCCGTTATCACTATCCGGCAACCCTGTTTGTCAATAGCGCCTCGGTCGGCGGCAACAGCTATCTCGATTGGCCGCAGCTTAAAGCGCTCCACGAGGAGGGCATAGAGATCGGTAACCATTCCGCCACCCATCCCTATTTTGTCACGCAACAGCAAAAGATGCCTCTTGAAGCGTGGCGGACGTGGGCGCGTCAGGATATAGAAACAGCCCAACAGCTGTTTGAAAAACACCTCGAAATGAAACCGGCGCTATTTGCCTATCCCTATGGTGAATATTCTCCGCAAATGATGACTTTGCTCGAGGAGATGGGCTTTCAGGCGGCGGTTGCCCAACAGTCCGGAGTGATCTCGGCGCTGGCTTCGCCGTTTGCTCTGCCGCGTTTTCCCATGGGTGGTCCTTTTGCAACGTTGAAAGGGTTTACCGGTAAGCTGGCGATGGGTGCCATGCCGGTGACGGTTATTGCCCCCTCCAGCCCGGTTATCGGTAAGGACGATCCGCCGACACTGCGTTTCCAATTGGATACCGAGCAGATTGTGCTCTCATCGTTGCGCTGTTACGTACAAGGACAGGATCCTGTTGTTCCCCGTCTGGTGGATAAGGAACAGGGGCTGTTTGAAGTGGTGGCTGAAAAGCCGTTGGCGGGGCGACGAAACAAATACACCCTTACAGCACAAAGCCGTAAGGGTGGTTGGAGTTGGTTCAGTCAGTTGTGGATTCACCCCTGA
- a CDS encoding glucosaminidase domain-containing protein, which produces MSQKIRFYSISYIVSLFLLCSCDVHTGNSAQNRVHLEPTSYHQLIETFAHWGYSWETLDQGVPAFTLERFPRDMGHVRDVKLKKKLFFLSLLPMVIMQNEAILQQRATLKKLLASSAPLTTKQQQWLTLLCHEYRCEGDPLTNPQVARQLLTRVDMLPTALVLAQAANESAYGSSRFAQQANNIFGQWTFTPGTGIVPAGRPEGATYEVRKFSNLAASIRSYMNNLNSHRAYQSLREKRYALRQADAPLEGKKLAEGLLNYSTRRDAYVNEIQTMIRHNRLAQLAALKLRTDVQLARVSLLPQHQMSSRRTSTSQANLLF; this is translated from the coding sequence ATGAGTCAAAAAATACGTTTTTATTCAATAAGTTACATTGTCAGTTTATTCTTGTTATGCAGTTGTGATGTGCATACCGGCAACTCCGCCCAAAACCGGGTTCACCTTGAGCCGACCTCCTATCACCAACTGATTGAAACTTTTGCCCACTGGGGTTACAGCTGGGAAACACTTGACCAGGGGGTTCCGGCATTTACCCTGGAGCGTTTTCCACGCGACATGGGCCATGTTCGTGATGTAAAGCTGAAGAAAAAGCTGTTTTTCCTCAGTTTGCTGCCTATGGTCATCATGCAGAATGAAGCGATTCTCCAACAGCGTGCCACTCTGAAAAAGCTCCTCGCCAGCTCTGCGCCGCTCACGACCAAGCAACAGCAGTGGCTCACACTGTTGTGTCACGAGTATCGCTGCGAAGGTGATCCTCTCACCAACCCGCAGGTCGCCCGGCAACTGCTGACACGCGTTGACATGCTTCCCACGGCCCTGGTCCTGGCTCAGGCAGCCAACGAATCCGCCTACGGCAGCTCGCGATTTGCTCAACAGGCCAACAATATTTTCGGCCAATGGACCTTCACGCCGGGCACCGGAATTGTCCCTGCCGGCCGACCGGAAGGTGCCACCTACGAAGTGCGAAAATTTTCCAACCTGGCAGCATCCATTCGCTCTTACATGAACAATCTCAACAGCCACCGGGCTTACCAGAGTTTGCGGGAAAAACGTTATGCCCTGCGCCAGGCCGACGCACCGCTGGAAGGAAAAAAACTTGCCGAAGGGTTGTTAAACTACTCAACCCGGCGGGATGCTTATGTCAATGAGATTCAGACCATGATTCGCCATAATCGTCTGGCCCAGCTGGCAGCCCTGAAACTGCGCACTGACGTGCAGTTGGCGCGAGTGTCGCTGTTGCCTCAGCATCAGATGAGTTCCCGGCGTACGTCAACCTCCCAGGCCAACCTGCTCTTTTAG
- a CDS encoding secondary thiamine-phosphate synthase enzyme YjbQ — protein MKSYREELWFDHPQRMGFINITNQVDTCLKQSGIREGLCLVNAMHITASVFINDNESGLHADFARWLEQLAPYDAHGYAHHQTGEDNGDAHLKRTIMGREVVVAITEGRLDFGPWEQIFYGEFDGQRSKRVLVKMIGE, from the coding sequence ATGAAATCGTATCGAGAAGAGCTGTGGTTTGACCATCCGCAACGGATGGGATTTATCAATATTACCAACCAGGTGGACACTTGTCTTAAACAAAGTGGCATCCGCGAGGGGTTGTGTCTGGTGAATGCCATGCATATTACCGCATCGGTGTTTATCAATGACAATGAATCGGGGTTGCATGCCGATTTTGCCCGTTGGCTGGAGCAACTGGCACCGTATGATGCCCATGGCTATGCCCATCATCAGACCGGAGAAGACAATGGCGATGCCCATCTGAAGCGGACAATAATGGGGCGTGAGGTGGTGGTGGCGATTACCGAAGGTCGGCTGGATTTCGGCCCCTGGGAACAGATCTTTTATGGTGAATTTGATGGCCAGCGTTCTAAAAGGGTGCTGGTGAAAATGATTGGCGAATGA
- the pheA gene encoding prephenate dehydratase has protein sequence MNDALKPLREKIDTLDNQILDLLNERAKVVLDVGKTKQGSKSAYYVPSREQAIYERLRQHNPGPFPSEAIQRVFREIISASLALEQPMKVAFLGPQATFTHVAAMQQFGLSAQLVPQKSISAVFDEVARGRANYGVVPVENSNEGVVTHTLDMFMESDLKIYAEILQEISHDLLSLTARISDIERVYSHPQALAQCRKWLEENLPDVPLIDVASTAAAAQLAAGDKSAAAIASAAAGAQYDLRQVKANIADNPSNFTRFLVISNQIPAPGGHDKTSILFLIKDEPGILLRMLEPFSKRAINLSKIESRPLKKRAWEYIFFLDIEGHIETSAVREAVEELGDYCQFIKVLGSYPRAV, from the coding sequence ATGAATGATGCGCTGAAGCCGTTGCGCGAGAAAATCGACACCCTGGATAACCAGATTCTTGATCTGCTCAACGAGCGGGCTAAGGTGGTTCTGGACGTCGGGAAAACCAAACAGGGCAGCAAATCGGCCTATTATGTGCCGAGTCGCGAGCAGGCCATTTATGAACGACTACGTCAGCACAATCCCGGTCCTTTTCCTTCCGAAGCGATCCAACGGGTTTTTCGAGAAATTATCTCGGCCTCTTTAGCGTTGGAACAACCGATGAAAGTGGCTTTTCTCGGTCCTCAGGCGACCTTTACCCATGTGGCAGCCATGCAGCAGTTCGGTCTGTCCGCCCAGTTGGTGCCGCAAAAGAGTATTTCAGCGGTGTTCGATGAAGTGGCGCGTGGTCGAGCCAACTATGGTGTTGTTCCGGTTGAAAACTCCAACGAGGGGGTGGTGACCCATACCCTGGATATGTTCATGGAGTCGGACCTGAAAATCTATGCTGAAATCCTCCAGGAAATTTCTCATGATCTGCTGTCGCTCACGGCACGCATATCGGATATCGAACGGGTGTATTCCCATCCGCAGGCTTTGGCTCAATGCCGTAAATGGTTGGAGGAGAATCTGCCGGATGTGCCCCTGATCGATGTGGCCAGCACCGCAGCAGCAGCTCAACTGGCAGCGGGAGATAAAAGTGCTGCCGCCATTGCCAGTGCCGCGGCCGGAGCCCAATACGATTTGCGTCAGGTCAAAGCCAACATTGCCGACAATCCGAGTAACTTTACCCGGTTCCTGGTGATCAGTAATCAGATCCCGGCCCCTGGTGGTCATGACAAAACCAGTATTTTGTTTCTGATCAAAGATGAGCCCGGCATCCTGCTCAGAATGCTCGAACCGTTCAGCAAGCGCGCCATCAACCTGTCGAAGATTGAGAGCCGTCCTCTGAAAAAACGGGCCTGGGAATATATATTCTTCCTTGATATCGAAGGGCACATTGAAACATCGGCGGTCCGCGAGGCGGTCGAGGAGCTGGGCGACTATTGTCAGTTCATCAAAGTGCTCGGTTCTTATCCGCGTGCCGTGTAG
- a CDS encoding prephenate dehydrogenase/arogenate dehydrogenase family protein translates to MNDFYLHKIAIVGVGLIGGSFALALKRAGVVATVSGWDADRDNLRVAHELQVIDQLPSTLAQAVDGAELVMLAVPVGAMAAAAREVIPLMASGAILTDSGSVKQCVVECLDPLAKQQGVRYVAGHPISGTERSGASAAFAELYQGKRCILTPTAQTDAAALETVTCAWQAAGSEVVTMDVLKHDRILAAISHLPHMIAYSLVNSVSDYDRYEENILDYSAGGFRDFTRIASSDPIMWRDIALTNRDSLIEMINQFEEFLGELKNDILQADGERLYEFFLRSKITRDALLQPKVR, encoded by the coding sequence ATGAACGATTTTTATTTGCACAAAATTGCCATTGTCGGCGTCGGCTTGATTGGTGGTTCATTTGCCCTGGCATTGAAAAGGGCCGGCGTTGTTGCGACGGTGTCCGGCTGGGACGCGGATCGGGACAACCTGCGCGTGGCCCATGAGCTTCAAGTGATTGATCAGCTCCCGTCCACTCTGGCACAAGCGGTGGATGGTGCTGAGCTGGTGATGCTGGCTGTGCCGGTCGGCGCCATGGCGGCGGCTGCACGCGAGGTGATTCCGCTGATGGCGTCGGGCGCGATCCTGACGGATTCAGGCAGTGTCAAACAGTGTGTGGTTGAATGTCTTGACCCGCTGGCCAAGCAACAGGGGGTGCGCTACGTGGCCGGTCATCCCATTTCCGGCACGGAACGCAGCGGTGCTTCGGCTGCATTTGCTGAACTGTATCAGGGCAAGCGGTGTATTTTGACCCCTACCGCCCAGACCGATGCTGCGGCACTCGAGACGGTAACGTGCGCCTGGCAGGCTGCTGGGAGTGAGGTGGTGACCATGGATGTGCTCAAACATGACCGCATTCTCGCCGCTATCAGTCATCTGCCGCACATGATCGCTTACTCGCTGGTCAATTCAGTGAGTGATTATGACCGTTATGAGGAGAACATTCTTGATTATTCGGCCGGTGGTTTTCGTGACTTTACCCGGATTGCGTCGTCGGATCCGATCATGTGGCGTGACATTGCCCTGACCAACAGGGACAGTCTGATTGAAATGATTAACCAGTTCGAAGAGTTTCTTGGCGAACTGAAAAACGATATTCTGCAAGCGGACGGTGAACGGCTCTACGAATTTTTCCTGCGTTCAAAAATAACCCGCGATGCTCTCTTACAACCAAAGGTGAGATAA